Proteins from a genomic interval of Zingiber officinale cultivar Zhangliang chromosome 1B, Zo_v1.1, whole genome shotgun sequence:
- the LOC122056361 gene encoding uncharacterized protein LOC122056361 produces MKYLFEALEPRRRAKHMNNLREPIEVYDSLSRPLNVVLRPEVQRSFNSIVTIIGARTFMSSSLSMPIVINTLLVDSSFGSVVGTLGRRGTMDTHSDNDKSQIRTASALAAASPALICRSVLTQFRRKTILEKSNSVMKISEKTPVSDVDSSQRYDPCESMLTTANDSMMKGQIRYQWKSGTPYFVFTVGDDFSEVYLSRPWKIESSKAKGKDYIYSFHSRSVNNFKSEKCVSDASEILGKMKVSNLLTFGTDGSRTRETEFVLYNANAKSLLGTRSSGSFILKAKELGKRVTNILNPSQALKNNSICSLNELSSFFRSYDENKLPDQVQNDCTPEHELAAVVLSDHRRGCDREAAVGGWGLKFLGTSNANEVDASSAPLVSQETSNGSRSISRDKSSKNLTVLVPADLHGGQNIQSRGPSGIITRWRTGGQCDCGGWDVGCSIQVLSCSSITKNSSSSLKEELQDHNKSVDLFTEGSKRTESTIKIIDMNYGLYVINFHPSLSYLQAFSIGVAMIHAQSPSLTPDF; encoded by the exons ATGAAGTATTTATTCGAAGCCTTAGAACCTCGCAGAAGAGCAAAACATATGAATAATCTTAGAGAACCCATCGAAGTGTACGACTCGTTGTCTAGGCCACTGAATGTAGTCCTCAGGCCTGAGGTTCAACGGTCGTTTAATTCGATTGTGACAATCATAGGAGCAAGGACCTTCATGAGTTCCTCATTGTCTATGCCTATCGTGATCAATACTCTACTGGTAGATTCTTCATTTGGTTCTGTAGTTGGAACACTTGGAAGAAGAGGAACCATGGACACTCATTCTGACAATGATAAAAGTCAGATTAGAACTGCCTCAGCGTTAGCTGCAGCTAGTCCAGCTCTTATTTGCAGGTCAGTGCTGACACAATTCAGGAGAAAAACAATCcttgaaaaatctaattctgTGATGAAAATTTCTGAGAAAACTCCCGTCTCCGATGTCGATTCAAGCCAGAGATATGATCCATGCGAGTCTATGCTAACCACCGCAAACGATTCTATGATGAAAGGACAGATTCGATATCAATGGAAGAGTGGCACACCTTATTTTGTATTTACAGTAGGTGATGACTTCTCAGAAGTATACCTTTCCAGGCCCTGGAAAATTGAATCTTCTAAGGCTAAAGGAAAGGACTACATCTACTCGTTTCATTCAAGATCAGTTAACAACTTCAAATCAGAAAAATGTGTTTCTGATGCATCGGAAATCCTTGGAAAAATGAAAGTATCCAACCTTTTAACCTTTGGCACAGATGGATCAAGAACAAGGGAGACTGAGTTTGTTCTATACAATGCTAATGCAAAAAGTTTACTCGGAACGAGAAGTTCAGGTTCCTTCATCCTGAAAGCCAAGGAGTTGGGTAAGAGGGTGACGAACATACTTAATCCAAGCCAAGCATTGAAGAATAATTCCATCTGCAGTCTCAATGAATTGAGTTCCTTTTTCAGAAGCTATGATGAAAACAAACTGCCTGATCAAGTTCAAAATGATTGCACACCTGAACATGAGTTGGCTGCTGTTGTTCTAAGTGATCATCGACGAGGTTGCGATCGGGAGGCAGCAGTTGGTGGTTGGGGTCTTAAATTTCTCGGCACATCAAATGCAAATGAAGTTGATGCTTCCTCGGCTCCCTTAGTTTCTCAGGAAACCAGCAATGGAAGTCGGTCGATAAGTAGAGATAAATCTTCTAAAAATTTAACTGTCTTAGTTCCAGCCGACCTCCACGGTGGCCAAAATATCCAAAGCAGAGGTCCATCAGGTATCATAACGAGATGGCGAACTGGGGGGCAATGTGACTGTGGTGGTTGGGATGTTGGATGCTCTATACAAGTACTTTCTTGCAGCAGCATCACCAAGAACTCTTCATCTTCATTAAAAGAGGAGCTGCAGGATCATAACAAGTCGGTCGATCTATTTACGGAG GGATCAAAGAGAACTGAATCGACTATCAAGATAATAGACATGAATTATGGTCTATATGTCATCAACTTCCACCCTTCTCTTTCATACCTACAGGCTTTCTCCATTGGTGTGGCAATGATACATGCTCAGTCGCCATCTCTTACTCCAGATTTCTAA